The sequence GGTCAACACAGCTAGGATAGACAGCTGGATAGTAATGTCCCTGCTCACCTTCATAACCGTGTTCCTAACTAGCACACTGGCCTACGGGCTCCTCGTCCCCAGAGGGCTAGCCCCCGTTGGTTTCGGAGTCGCCGCCGTGCAGGCCAAGGTCCTAAGCGAGATACTGGGGCCGCCTGCATGGTTCTTAATCCTATTCGCCGGCTTCCTAATACTCTTCGGCACCCAGTTCGGGCTAATGGACGCCGTCTCCAGGGTCATAACCGACAACTTCTGGATCGCTAGCGAGAGGGTTAGGAAGTGGGGTAAGGAGGACCCGCGTAGGCTATACTACATAGTCCTGTACACCCTCTTCGTAGTGGCGCTGATACTGCTGGTGGGCATGATAGGGTTTGGGTGGGTCTCACCCTTCGAGCTTACAGCCATAGGTGCCTGCCTAGGGCTCTTCGCCCTAACCATCGCCTACCCGCTACAAATAGTAGTGAGCTACAAGTTCTTGCCCAAGCAGCTGAGGCCTAGCATAGTGACTACGATAATACTAGTGATCGGGACTATATGGTACCTCTTCTTCCTAGTGGGGGTAGCAGTACAGGTACTGACAGGCATAAGGCTCTGAGAGCCTACTAGAACACCCACTTCATTTTTCCCTAAGCTGCGAGCTTAGTGATGGTGGCCGCCAGGGCTCGTGACAAGCAACTCTTATAGAGATGAGGCCTTTACAGAGGTGCTTAGCTACACAAGCAGGGACTAGAGCGTGAGGCAGGGCGTTGCGTCGAGAGCACCCGCTAAAGTACTTGCTCGGCTGGCTAATTTCTGGCACTAGGGGAGGGCCTACTAGGGCTAGGATAATAATGGCGTTAAGGGAGTCTCCTCAAAACGCAAACCAGCTAGCTAAGGTATTGAGGGTAGACTACAAGACCGTGAGGCACCACCTAGAGATCTTGGAGAGGAACGGCTTAGTGACCTCGATGGGTAAGGGCTACGGCGCAACGTACTTCCTATCCCCAGCCCTAGAGGAGAACTATGAGGTGTTTGAGGAAATTGTGAAGAAAATCTGGAAAAAGCTAAAGGAGGGGGGCTAAGTGGAGGGAAGCGTGGATCAAAGAGCAAAGACATGGGTGCTACTACTCATACCGGTCTTAGCAGTCGTCCTAGTCCTAGTGGCTCTATGGGCTTCACTAGCCCTCTTCCACCCACATCTACCATGGAGGCCTCGCACTGGGCCAGCCTTCATTCCAGGAGATGTAGAGTTCTTCTACATAGCTAACGCCGTAGTCTCCACGCTAAACGCAGCCCTCCTAGCCATCCTCCTAGTCATATACATCGACGTGTATAGGAGGACAAAGTCTGACTTCACCATTGGGCTAGTGGTGTTCTCAGTAGCCCTCTTCCTCTACGCTTTAACCTCCAACCCCTTGCTAGCCCTCGCCTTCGGATTTAGGCCCCTAGGCCTAGGCCCCTTCGTACTACTACCCAGCCTATTCACTCTAGCAGCAATAGTAATCTTGCTCTACCTAAGCATTAAGTAAACGCCTCACCAGCTGCGCTTCTTCTCACCTTTCCCGGAGGGTCGTTGACGTGCCTCCATAACCCCTTGCTAAAGCTCACCACCTGAATGCCGAGCTCGTCGATAGTCGTATCCGTTATCAGCGGCTCCTCAAGCCTAGGGTGTATTACTAAGTGGGCCTTCGTCCTCGCCAGCTCCTCTAAGCCTTCACCTATCAGCGCTAGCTCTAAGACACCTCTAACTAAGTAAACTGCTCGCGTAGAATCAGCTACAGACGCCTCTACTACTTCGCCGCCCTCGTACCCAAGCTCGCGGGCCTCCTCCTCGTCAACTACTAGCACTGGCTCTGGGCTATGCGCTCCACCGTTAGCTAAGACCACTAGGTCCCTCACGCAGCCCTTCTTAGACCACGCCCTCAACTTTACGTGTACGACCACTCAACGATCACCCGAGGCTCTTTAAGACCCACCTGCCGATGCTAACGTAGGGCCTAGCTCGGTGCTTAGCTCTAAGCCTCAAGACCCACCTACCATACTTAAGCTTAAAGCTCTCCATCTAGGATCTACGTGCTTAGCGGAGCTGCATTATATAAGCCCTGCCCTAACGAAGCCGCGCCTACTGCTCATGCTCATGGAGAGCTATGGGGTAGCGCGGCCTAAGAGCTACATCGACGCCTCCCTGACCTTAATAGTATAGGCTTCCTCTCAAACAAGGCTACCTTAGGGAGGAGGGGTTGTGCGTTAGAGCAGGCGTAGGGGGGTAGGTCGTGCACCAGTGAGGGCATTGACGGTGCAGGTGCGATGGGGCTCCTGTCTAAGCCTTCTTCATAGCGTTGGAGGTCTGGATCTAGCTTAAGACTACGCGTAGGCGAGCAGAAGACGCGCTTAATTAAGCCATGCCCGTTAGCATAGAGGCGTGCTGTCGCTTCTCGGCGGGGCAAGGTTTTAAGCTAGGCTCAACACCTATGAGGCAAGAGATGAGCTACACCGAGGAGGTTAGGCGTAGCTCTCTAAGACTAGTCGTCGTACTCGCCATAATTCTAGCTTGCTCATCAGGGGCCCTAGGCTTCTTCCTAGGGTACTGGAGTAGCTCAAGCAGTATTAGCTATCTACAGAGCCAAGTCACCAGCCTTCAGAGCCAGCTCTCACAGCTTCAACGAGCAATCGAGGCCCTGAGGCTAAGCGAAGTCCGCTACCATGTAGTTGTTAGCAACGTCTCACTGCCAGGGCTCTACGAGGGGGTTAAGGACTCCGTCGTCATGGTTAGGTCTAAGTCTCCTCAGCTTCAGGCTCAAGGCTCCGGCTTCATCTACAACTTTAGCGGGAGGCTGGTGGTCGTTACTAACTACCACGTCGTCGCAGAGGCGGCTGAGGTAACCGTTAGGCTGGCGAGCGGAGACGAGTACCTAGCGACAGTGCTAGGCTCAGACCCCTACGCTGACTTAGCAGTGCTCTCAGTCAACGCTCCGCTAGACAAGCTTAAGCCGCTGGAGGTAGTTAGCTCCTCGACGCTGAGGGTGGGCGACGTAGTGATTGCTGTAGGAAACCCCTATGGATTAGTCGGCTCACTAAGCATAGGCGTAGTTAGCGCCTTAGGAAGGACGATAGCTGTGGAGCAGGCTGGGGGGTACCCTATTGCCAACGTGATCCAGACGACGACCCCCTTAAACCCAGGGAACTCAGGAGGGCCGCTGCTAAACTTGAGGGGGCAGGTGGTCGGGGTGACGACAGCTATCGTCAGAGACTCTCAAGGGCTAGGCTTCGCCATACCCTCGAACACGATACTACGCGAGATAGCGTCCCTAGTGGTAAACGGGACCTACGATAGGCACCCGTGGCTAGGCGCCGCGGGGATGGACGTGACTTTCGACGTTGCGAAGGAGCGTGGGTTAAGCGTAACCTACGGCTGGCTAGTAACTGACCTAGTGCGTGGAGGGCCCGCGGAGAAAGCTGGGCTGAGGAGAGGAGACGTCATAGTGGAGGTGGACGGGGCTAGGGTCAGGGGCATCGACGACCTCGCATCCTACCTAGAGGAGTACGCATCGCCAGGTCAGGTGGTCGAGCTGACCGTAGTCAGGGGCAGCGACGTGCTAACCATCCTAGTGGTGCTAGGAGCTAGGCCTCCTCTTCAACGCTGAAGCCCGCGCAGCCTAGGCCACGGGCCTCTGCTCGCGGGGGCGCGGCCATTAGCCTTCACCCGCAACTACTTGCTGAGCCTCAACATACTTAGAGGCGCGCGTTTTATATACAGCTCCTCCTTTGACTATCTCGTAGACGTCTTGGCTAGGGTCGGGTACCTCAGGCCCCTAAGGCTAGTCGTGAAGAGGAGGGTCGGGTACCTCAGGCCCCTAAGGCTAGTGTTGAGGCATGGGCGTGAGGGTGAGGCTAAAGATAGCGCTTAGTGGAAGGAGCGTAGAGGCCGTAGCGCTAGTTAACACAGGCTTTGAGGGGGACGCCCCAGAATTATTAATCCCCCTCCACGTAGCTGAGCGCCTAGGTATTTGGCCGACCCTGCCTGAAGACGCCCTCATTGAGACCTATAGGTCGGCCTCTGGGCTAATGAGGGTCTACAGGGTTAAGGGGGCCGAGGCCTCTCTAATCGCTGAGGACGTTAGGCCGAGTACCGTACCCGTCTACCTAGCCATTTCAGAGTACACGGACGAGGTACTGATCAACGACCAGCTGACCAGCTGCTTAGGGATAGTGATCGAGGATCCGGCGGAGGGGCTATGGAGGCTGAGGGGGGAGGCGAAGATAAGGAGGAGCGCGCTAACTTCCTGGAGGCTAGGCCCGACCTGAGGGTATGGGAGCCAGTGCTCCCAACGCTCCCTTTGCTATTAAGCCTACCCCCTCAAGCTACGACTTAGTGAGGCCATACCTTAGCTTGTAGGGAGGGGGCCGCTCCATGAGCGCTCCGTGCTTTTCGCTCTCAAACAAGGACCTGGTCGTCGTTCAAGGCCCGAGCCTCAGCAACTTCAGCAAGTACGCTGTCTACTTAGTCAAGCCAGCTACCGTTATTGACAGGCACGCCAAGTACATACCGCTAGGGCTGTACGCAGCTGAGTTGAAGCTTAAGGACCCCTACCGAGGCCTTAGGAGGGAGGAGGGGTTAAGGTTAAGGTAAAGCAGGGCTTCTTTGAGGCCGTCTCTACGTGGCCCCAGAGGGCCGCGGCCCATGGAGACGGGCTGGTGCTGCTCGCCGAGCTAAGGGCTCGCCGTGTCCTAAGGGAAACTAGTTAAAGCAGTAATTGATGGGCTTGAAGAGGTGGCAAGCGGCTTCAAGAGGCTAGGGCGAGGCTAGGTAGTGATGGCGGGCGGGGAGGCGTCGACCCCTGTAGTCAACTACGCCACGGACGCAAGGCCCGGCCTGCGCTATCTTTACGCTGCTTAGCAGCATCGCCAAGCGGCCGCCGCTATAGGGGGCCGTCCTGCTGGCTGTAGGCTTTAAGCACGGCGAGCCTCGCCCTTAAACTTGAAGACGCCAATCCTCTTGAACTCGTCGTCAGCAGGCTCTAGCACCTCGACCAGCTTAGCCTCGTAGCCCATGGAGAGCAGTACGTAGGCTAAGTCCTCCACCCAGTCCCAGACCCCGCACGTGAGGCAGAAGCGGCCGCTGAACTCGACTACGAAGCGGCCGTCGTCGCGCACCTCCACAAGCCTAGCCTCAGCCTCTGGGCTACGCGTCTGGTTGTAGAGGCCTACCGCCTCCTTGACGACGATCCTCAAGGAGGAGGGGTCGAGTTGATTAGGCAACTCTAGCAACCACTGAGGCTTATTCGCGCCCCTTCTTAGAGCTTCCCCCAGGGCATCGTAGGCTGCAGCGCTCTAGGTAGCCGCTAAGCTCGCTGAGCTTAACGTAGGCCTCGACGGCCAGCTCACTATGGACAGAGGCTAAGTTGAAGGCCCTTCGGCTTGACTATGTCCCCCGTGGCCTTTAGGACCCATACGCCTTCTTTCTCCGCCCTCTCAATTAGGTCCGGCGTGGCTAAGCTTGTGTATACGATCTTGACTAGCTTGGGCCTGAGTCTATCCGGGTAGAGGCTCTTCAGCCTCTCTACCTTCCAGTCCACCTCGTCTATGATCCTCGAGGACGCCCTAACCAATGCCTCGCCTACGACGCATAGGTCGTTCGCGGCCCCGTAGATGTTTACCTCTAGCTCAGGTAGGATTAATGGGGCGACTTCGACCTCGCAGCCCGCCTCCTTAAGCCTATGCTTGACAACTATCCTAGCCTCCTCCTCAATATCTAAGGTCAGCTTCTCTAAAGTGCGCTCGACCCTAGTGAGCCTAACGTCTAGCTGCCTATACATCTTATTGAAGTCCTCCCTGAGCCTAACTTGCTCCTCCCTGAGCGCTCTAACCTCCTCCCAGATCTTGGCCTGCTCCTTCCTAAGGCTAGCCTGCTCCTCAGCTAGCGCATCCAGCCTCTTGAGGACCTCCGATAGCCCAAAGTAGCCAGCGACAGCGTAGCGAAACTCCAAGTCCCTATCCAGTAGCTCCAAGAACTCCTTCTTCAGAGGCTCCAACTCGGCCCAGTCCTTTAGGAGGGCGTGAAGGTATTTAAAGCTGGCCTCCTCATGAGCTTTGAAAGCTCAGCCGCTACTTACGCACCGTAATACAGCTTCTAGGAGAGCTGCCTTCACACCCACTAGCTCGCGCTAGCAAAGCTCACCACTTATGGCTTTCACGGGCCTAAGCCGCACCTAAGCCCCACTAAAGATTAGAGGCGCGGGCCTCAAAAGTAGGGTTGAAGGCCCGTGGACGAAGGCTGCCGCTTAAGCCTCTTGTTTACGAAGAGGCCTGGAGCGTATTTAAGTAAGGTCTTCCAGCTGCGCCTTACGCATGGCGGCAGGCTGCCGGACGCCGCTGCGAGCCTAAGCCACTTAAGGGTCCTAGGGTCTGACGAGTAGCCGCTCCCGAAGTCCCCGTAGACTTGCTTAAGCTGGTCGACGAAGCGGTCCCGCTCCACCTTGGCTACGATAGAGGCTGCTGAGCACTCAGCGTAGAGCGCGTCGGCGTCGTGGGCGAGGTTGGCCTCGGCCCCTGGAAAGAGCTCGCTAACTAGCCTTCTAAGCTCCTCTTCTCGGCCGAACAGGTCTATGGTGACCGCCTCTACAGCTACCCCCTTCAGCTTGCCCCCAAGCTCGCTTAGAAGGCTGGCTATGGTGCTCAGCTCAGCCTCGTTAACGTTGCAAGAGTCGATGACCCAGGGCTCGACCCTATGAAGGCACAGGGCTACGGCCTCCCTCCTTATCAACGCCTCTAGCTCCTCTCTTCGCCTCCTCGTTAGCTTCTTGCTATCCCTCATACCAGCCATCTTCAGCCTGCGCAGGCCCTCCTCAGTAAAGGCCGCCGCGGCTATGAAGAGCGGGCCTATTAAGCAGCCTCTACCAGCCTCGTCGACGCCCACCCTTACCTTCAAGCAGAGGCACCTAGCGCCAGCTCGCAGTAGGTGCTCTTCGCTAAAAGCCTAGCGACGCTTGTAGCGTGCACTTTTTTATTCGCGCCTCTACTTAGCTCCCGGGTGGCTTAGTGGCCAAGTTCCAGTGCTTAAACTGCGCCCGGTGCTGTAGAGGGCTCACCGTGCCCGTGACTAGGCTCGACTTAGCTAAGTGGCTTCGCCTAGGCTTGTACTGGCTAGCGGCCTCCGTGGTCGAGGTTAGGGGGCTCGAGGCGTTTAGGATGGGGTCGACGCTCATCTACGCTATGCCTAGGCGCGTTGATGGGAGCTGCCTGTACTTAGACGGCTTTAACTGCTCAATCTACCCCGTCAGGCCGCTCGTGTGCGTACTATTTCCATTTGCCTACAGCTCGCGTAAAGACGAGGTAGGGCCTCACCCATGGGCCCCGCTAAACTGCGAGGCGTTTAGGAAAGGGCTAGTGGAGGTTAGTGAGGAGGAGGGGGCGAAGTTACTAGAAATAGCTAGGGCTCTATTTAAGGAGCTTAGGGGGGTCGATGGGAACAAGGAGGACTATGAGAAGCTGGTGGGAGAGGCTAGGGCTAGGCTTCGAGCCAGCGTAAGCTACGCCAGCCAGCTATACCAACCCCCCGTCCTACCTAGGCTCGCGAACCCGCCCCGCGCTCTATACTTAAGCTAGCCTTAACCTCGCTGGCTTAGCAGGCCTCTCTCATAGGCTATTAGCACGTAGTAGGCTAGCAGCCCTCTCCAAGAGCCCCAGGGCCTACAAACCTCTCTGACTAAGCTCGGCGGTAGGGGCTCGGGCGACCCTATGAGCTTGGCCACGGCCTTCCTGAGGCCTAGATCAGCGGCCGGCACTACCTCCCACCTTCCATACGAAGCGATGGCCATTACCTCAGCCGTCCAGCCCCCTACGCCCCTAATTTCCCTAAGCCTCTCCACTAGCCTAGAAGTAGGGTAGCTGAATAGTTCACCTAGGTCCAGCTGGCCGCTAGCTATTAGCCTAGCCGCGCCCACGATGTAGGCTGACTTAGCCCTGCTCAGCTTACACTCCCTAAGCGCGTCTAAGCCGGCCTCTAACACCCTGGGCGGCGGGGGGAGGGACCTAAAGACCTTGCCCTCGACCTCTACGGAGGGGCCTAAGCGCTGAGCGAGGCTTGAGAGCATGGCGTAGGCAGCCCTGAGGGATACCTGTTGAAGAGTTATTGACGCCACCAGGCCCTCCCAAGGGTCAGGGGCTAGCCAAAGCTTAAGCCCCCTAAGCTCCCTCACCAGCCTCTCAAGCCCAGCGCCGCCTGGAATGCTTCGATAGACCTCCTCTAGGCGTAGCTTAGCGCACATAAACCACTCGGCTCGACGGGCTGCCTCATCTACTAGGCGGTCGCTAAGTCGGCTTGGGACCTGTAGGTAGGCACTAGGCTCATCGACGCAGCCGCCCACCCTCAACCTGATAGGCACGTGCTCCCCGCTGACGCATAGGCATCGGCGTAGCTCAAGGCCCGCTAGCTCGAACGGAGGTGGAGGGGGCGTAGCCTTTAGGGATAGCTCGTAGTTAAACGGTGCCTCTACGCTCAGCTCCACAGTCCTCCACGTCATCTCTCAGCACCCGCGAAGAGCCGCTGCTTCTCACAGGCGTTAACCTCTATTTCTCCCCAGCTAGCGACAGTGCCCACCATAGAGAGCTCGGCCTACCTCGGGGCTTCTTATAAGTTAACCGATCTTTAGGGCGGGCCGCCTCCTTAATGGAGAGCCTCAGCGCTGCCTCTCAGCGCATCGGGTCTAGGAGCCGGTAGTCGTCCACTATGCTCACGCCCTCCAGCCCCTAACTACGTTTAAAGGATGCTTGAAGATGCCGCACCCCTCTGGGGCGGTCGTATACCCCCTCCCTTTCTCGTTAACGATGGTTTCAAGCTCGCTGAGCGCTAAGCCTACAGCCAGCCCCCTTTCCAGGCCGCGTCCCCCTACCCCAGCGTACTCATTGTCGAAGAACGTTAGCCAGCCCGGTACTACCTCGAGTACCTCCACGGTACCTAGGCCTATGCTTAAGCCAGCCTCCTTAAACGCCGCTCCTCAGAAACTCCGCCGGAGCCTCTCTAGCTTGAGGGTAGAGCAGCACCTTCCATAGAGAGGCGAGGAAGGCCTGTCTACTCCTAGGAGGCCGTAGAGCCGCCCTGCTTCAGGGCCCGTTAATATGAAGGTGGCGTTCGCTAACGCGCTGAGAGACCCTGTGACCTAGGCCTCTCTGCTTCGTCAAAGGCCAAGACCGCCCTCCTCCTATTGAAAGCACCAGCGAGCCTCGACTCCCTACTTAATCAGGAAGACGTTCAGGAGGTCTTGCCGACCCTGCTAACGCCGCTGATGACAGCTATGGAGAGTCGCGTTGGCGCGCGGTGCTTTAAGCTCTTCACCCCCCGGGCCTTGGGCCTAGGGCAGACAGCAAACAGCTCTGCCGAACTAAGCACCTGGGACATTACTTTGTAAACCCTCGCCCAGCCCCCTGTGCGCCATAGCGCGTGCTCGTTCGTAGAGGCGGGGCCTGTGCTCTGAGCTTCGAAGGAGGCGGGCTCTAAGCAAGCTTCAGGGCGCGCGGGGCTCGTAGAGAAGCCTACCGCTCAATTTTAAGGCGGGCGTCTATTAGAGGGGCTTAAAAGCCTTTAAGCCGGCCCTCCTTAGGGTGGCTTCATAGAGCGGTGTAGGACAGCTTGCTTAGCGTCAAGGTCTACGAGCTGCCCTCAGGTATTGAGGGGCCTGTGAGGCTTTACGTCGGGGGGCTCCACGGCCGCGAAGGCAGGGTCACTGCCCCTGTCCTTAGGACGCTGCTCTCTGAACGCCCTCCCCCTACAGGTAAGTTAGTCGTAGTCCCAGCTCTATGCTGCAGGAAGAAGCACGTAAGCACCTTGAGAGAGGCTTACTACGAGACTGAGGAGGGCGTTAAGCTCCTTAGGCTACTTAGCACCTACTCGCCGCACATATACGTCGAGCTCCACTGCTACAGAGCTTCAGCATACAGGCTACTAACAGACCCCGTAGTAAGGGCTAGGAGGGGGGCCCCTCCGCTCCTAGACGTCGGCAGCGGCGTACTAATAGGGGCTGCCTCCCCAAAGCTCTACGCTAGGTTTAGCCCGCCGCTAAGCATTGTCATAGAGCTACCATGCCGCGGGGGAGGGGTTGAGGAGGCCCTACGCATACTTAGGATAGTGAGGGATTCGAGCGAAGTTGAGGAGGCCCTCCGAAGGCTTGAGGAAGAGTACCCTGAGCAAGCCCGTAGGATTAAGAAGTACCTTGAAGCCTACGTAGATAAGCCCGTCGGGGCCGTGCGTAGCGGAGGAGCCGTACGCTAACATGCTACCCGGACCCTCGCTTAAGCAGCCAGCTCTCTACGTTAAGACGCGGCGCGCGAGGAAGAGGCCTCGCCGCCAGTAGAGGCCTAGGCCCTTGAGAGGCTTAGGGGCCGCATACGCTACGCCTAGCCTACTCGAGGACGGAGGAGCTTATCTCAGGAGCGGGCCGCTTAGATAGTGCTACTCAAGGAGCGGGTAGACCTCTACGGCCGAGACGCCTACGCTGCGCCCAGCCCTAATTATCTTCTTCCTACACTTCTTCATCACTATCGAGGTGTAGCCCTTCGGCACGTAGATAGCTACCGTGCCGTCCTCACTAACCTCCACTCGGTACTCAGGCGAGAACTTGCGGACTACCTCCTCGACGAGCTTCTTAGCAGCCTCCAGCCCCTTGACCGCCCTCTTCACCGGGACTACGAAGGTCCTCTCGCCGAAGACGTAGAGCTCGTACTCAGGCTCCTCGGTGAGGAAGTCCTTGACTACTACCACGGGCCTAGCTAAGTCCTCCTCCCTCAGGCCGTGGGGGACCTTAACCACGGTCTCCAGGGCGTACACCTTACTGACCACGCCGTTCTTAATGAATACGACCGTGTCCACCACCGAGGGTATCATGCCCAGCTCGACGCGGCCTACGAAGCGCTGAATAGCGTCTATGGGGGTCGTCGCGTGCACCACGCCCACCATCCCTACCCCCGCCAGCCTTAGGTCTGCGAAGAGCTTGAAGTCCTCGGTATCCCTCATTTCGTCGAAGATAGTGTAGTCTGGGCGGCTCAGCAGGAGGATGTCGTGGATTTCTTCAGAGCTACTCCTCGACTTAGAGTACTGCGTCGCCTCGGGGGGTAGCTGGAGGTCCCTGGGCGCCTCTATGGTCTTCACCACCTTCCCCTTCCTTAAGTAAAACTCAGCTAGCGCTTGAGCAAACGTAGTCTTACCCATCCCCGGCGCGCCGGCTATCAAGATCCCCTCGGCCTGGGCCTCTAAGCGATCGGTGAGCTTCTTAGGTAGAGCGTAGTCCTCTAGGCTGAGCTTAACTATCGGCCTCACCGCGGTGACCTCCAGCCCGTCGGAGAACGGGGGCCTAGTTATGACTATCCTGTACGGCCCCAGCTGCACTATCGTAGACCCCTCCCGCTCCACCTCCACGAAGCCGTCCTCGAAGGTCCTAGCCCTCTCTATGACCTCCTCGATGAGGTTCTCAAGCTCAGCGCGCATAATAGCGTCCTTCCTCACCACCTCGAAGACCCACTTGCCCGGGGTCCCCCTCTTTACTCTAGGCAGCACCCCTTCCTTGAGGTGGACCGACATTACGTCCGGGGACTTAAAGAACTCCTCTAGCGCAAGCCTACCTCGCGGAGGCTCGTAGAGAACCTCAACGCCCAGCGCCTCAGCCGACTTAGCTACCACGTAGTCGCAGGTAACTAGGACTGCGCCGAGGGAGAAAGCTGCCTCCCGCACCTTAGTACTAAGGTCCCCCTCCCCCCAGGCGCCTGCTTCTCCAACTAGCTCAACCCTCGCGCCTAGCTTAGCTGCTACCTCTCTAGCCTGCCTAACCTCCTCTAGCCCTCTAAAGTCCCCTAGCGATGCCCTGCGCTCAAGCTCGCTAACAACCGCCCTGTGGAGAAGGACCTCTCCACTAACCCTGCCCTCCTCGATTAGCCTAGTGAGGGCGCCAGACCTAATAGCTGAGAGGTCCGGGATGTACCTCAACATGACCTTTAAGCAGACCTTAGAGGCTGGCTAAAGCTGGAGTATAAAAAGGTTTTCCTTAGTAGGAGGGCGGCTCTCCGCTAGCCCCCCGCGGACCGTGGGCCGGGGCGTCGCCAGCGCGGCGCACCCTCCTCAGCTCTTGCTCAAGCCTCCAGCGCGCCTCCACGTCGATCAGGAAGGCCAGGGTAGCATCAACCAGCCCCCTAGCGACGTCGACCCTGTGCCTCACCCCAGGAGCTAGGGCCTCAGGGTAGTCCAGCCTAGACATGCCCTCTAGTATCGCCTCCATTACCTTGAAGAGCCTCCACGCATCTCCGAAGCCCCCCTCCTTCACCTTGTCGAGCACAAGCCTCCTAAGCTCCCCTACTACGTCCCCTAGCCCCTGTAGGTAGGGGACCGGGGGGATCATAAGCTCCTCGTAGCTCTTGACGCCCCCGTCCTCCACGACCCCCAGCAGTAAGATCGCTTCAGCGTACTCGCTAAGCGCACCATACACTAGGCCTGAGTAGTAGAGCTCAGGGTAGTTAGCTAGCTTAGCGTTAAGGGACTCCACGAGGCTCTTCATCTCAGAGGCCTTCGCCCTAGCCTCCTCGAGGCTCATCGACCTCACGCACCTTACCACCTGCTTAGATAGCCGCGCGACCTCCCTCACGAGCCTAATGGCCTCCTCCCTCACCAAGTCCCTCTCGTCAAGGTGGGAGGCTATCTTTGAGATCACGGACTCTAGGCTAGCCATCATCTCGATAATCGGTAGGCCTATAGCCTTAAGGGCGATTTAAGCCTTTAAGGCGCAGGGCCTCGCGTCGTAGCTAACAAATTAAAGAGCGGGGGCTTAGAGTAGCGGCGGCCTTAGAGATGCGCCTAGGGGCCGCGGTTAGCACGTCGGGGCTCGTTAAGAGGGCCTTTGAGGAAGCCTACGGCCACAGGCCGGAGGTAGTGTCCTCCGCGCCCGGTAGGCTAGACTTCCTGAACACGCACCAAGACTACAAGGGGCTCCCGGTAGTATC is a genomic window of Candidatus Nezhaarchaeota archaeon containing:
- a CDS encoding PINc/VapC family ATPase translates to MLRYIPDLSAIRSGALTRLIEEGRVSGEVLLHRAVVSELERRASLGDFRGLEEVRQAREVAAKLGARVELVGEAGAWGEGDLSTKVREAAFSLGAVLVTCDYVVAKSAEALGVEVLYEPPRGRLALEEFFKSPDVMSVHLKEGVLPRVKRGTPGKWVFEVVRKDAIMRAELENLIEEVIERARTFEDGFVEVEREGSTIVQLGPYRIVITRPPFSDGLEVTAVRPIVKLSLEDYALPKKLTDRLEAQAEGILIAGAPGMGKTTFAQALAEFYLRKGKVVKTIEAPRDLQLPPEATQYSKSRSSSEEIHDILLLSRPDYTIFDEMRDTEDFKLFADLRLAGVGMVGVVHATTPIDAIQRFVGRVELGMIPSVVDTVVFIKNGVVSKVYALETVVKVPHGLREEDLARPVVVVKDFLTEEPEYELYVFGERTFVVPVKRAVKGLEAAKKLVEEVVRKFSPEYRVEVSEDGTVAIYVPKGYTSIVMKKCRKKIIRAGRSVGVSAVEVYPLLE
- a CDS encoding DUF2119 domain-containing protein, coding for MLSVKVYELPSGIEGPVRLYVGGLHGREGRVTAPVLRTLLSERPPPTGKLVVVPALCCRKKHVSTLREAYYETEEGVKLLRLLSTYSPHIYVELHCYRASAYRLLTDPVVRARRGAPPLLDVGSGVLIGAASPKLYARFSPPLSIVIELPCRGGGVEEALRILRIVRDSSEVEEALRRLEEEYPEQARRIKKYLEAYVDKPVGAVRSGGAVR
- the rnhB gene encoding ribonuclease HII: MKVRVGVDEAGRGCLIGPLFIAAAAFTEEGLRRLKMAGMRDSKKLTRRRREELEALIRREAVALCLHRVEPWVIDSCNVNEAELSTIASLLSELGGKLKGVAVEAVTIDLFGREEELRRLVSELFPGAEANLAHDADALYAECSAASIVAKVERDRFVDQLKQVYGDFGSGYSSDPRTLKWLRLAAASGSLPPCVRRSWKTLLKYAPGLFVNKRLKRQPSSTGLQPYF
- a CDS encoding trypsin-like peptidase domain-containing protein — its product is MSYTEEVRRSSLRLVVVLAIILACSSGALGFFLGYWSSSSSISYLQSQVTSLQSQLSQLQRAIEALRLSEVRYHVVVSNVSLPGLYEGVKDSVVMVRSKSPQLQAQGSGFIYNFSGRLVVVTNYHVVAEAAEVTVRLASGDEYLATVLGSDPYADLAVLSVNAPLDKLKPLEVVSSSTLRVGDVVIAVGNPYGLVGSLSIGVVSALGRTIAVEQAGGYPIANVIQTTTPLNPGNSGGPLLNLRGQVVGVTTAIVRDSQGLGFAIPSNTILREIASLVVNGTYDRHPWLGAAGMDVTFDVAKERGLSVTYGWLVTDLVRGGPAEKAGLRRGDVIVEVDGARVRGIDDLASYLEEYASPGQVVELTVVRGSDVLTILVVLGARPPLQR
- a CDS encoding YkgJ family cysteine cluster protein, whose protein sequence is MAKFQCLNCARCCRGLTVPVTRLDLAKWLRLGLYWLAASVVEVRGLEAFRMGSTLIYAMPRRVDGSCLYLDGFNCSIYPVRPLVCVLFPFAYSSRKDEVGPHPWAPLNCEAFRKGLVEVSEEEGAKLLEIARALFKELRGVDGNKEDYEKLVGEARARLRASVSYASQLYQPPVLPRLANPPRALYLS
- a CDS encoding haloacid dehalogenase codes for the protein MMASLESVISKIASHLDERDLVREEAIRLVREVARLSKQVVRCVRSMSLEEARAKASEMKSLVESLNAKLANYPELYYSGLVYGALSEYAEAILLLGVVEDGGVKSYEELMIPPVPYLQGLGDVVGELRRLVLDKVKEGGFGDAWRLFKVMEAILEGMSRLDYPEALAPGVRHRVDVARGLVDATLAFLIDVEARWRLEQELRRVRRAGDAPAHGPRGASGEPPSY
- a CDS encoding winged helix-turn-helix domain-containing protein, producing the protein MRREHPLKYLLGWLISGTRGGPTRARIIMALRESPQNANQLAKVLRVDYKTVRHHLEILERNGLVTSMGKGYGATYFLSPALEENYEVFEEIVKKIWKKLKEGG